The Gigantopelta aegis isolate Gae_Host chromosome 9, Gae_host_genome, whole genome shotgun sequence genomic sequence gcatactactactactgctactgctactgctactactactactactactactactactactactactactactactactactactacctactactactactactattaataataatctaTATTCCAGTGTTGTGCTGCCTGTCGGGAGACTATAGGGATGTGAGTTTTATAATAATCTATATCTGTGTATTATATTAATCTACATTTTAGCACAGTCAGGCGACTAAAGAGATCTGTGTATTATAATAATCTATATTTCAGATAGtgtcaaatatatatgtatcataCTAATCTCTATTTCAGCTCAGCGTGTTTTAGCCTGCCAGGCGACGAAAGGGATCTATGTATTATACTAATCTCTATTTCAGCTCAGTGTGGTTTAGCCTGCCAGACGACTAAAGGGATCTGTGTATTATACTAATCTCTATTTCAACTCAGGCGACGAAAGGGATCTGTGTATTATACTAATCTCTATTTCAGCTCAGTGCGGTGCAGCCTGCCAGACGACTAAAGGGATCTATGTATTATACTAATCTCTATTTCAGCTCAGTGTGGTGCAGCCTGCCAGACGACTAAAGGGATCTGTGTATTATACTAATCGCTATTTCAGCTCAGTGTGGTGCAGCCTGCCAGACGACTAAAGGGATAGGTGTATTATACTAATCTCTATTTCAGCTCAGTGTGGTGCAGCCTGCCAGATGACTAAAGGGATCTGTGTATTATACTAATCTCTATTTCAGCTCAGTGTGGTGCAGCCTGCCAGACGACTAAAGGGATAAGTGTATTATACTAATCTCTATTTCAGCTCAGTGTGGTTTAGCCTGCCAGACGACTAAAGGGATAGGTATATTATACTAATCTCTATTTCAGCTCAGTGTGGTTTAGCCTGCCAGACGACTAAAGGGATAGGTGTATTATACTAATCTCTATTTCAGCTCAGTGTGGTGCAGCCTGCCAGACGACTAAAGGGATAGGTGTATTATACTAATCTCTATTTCAGCTCAGTGTGGTGCAGCCTGCCAGACGACTAAAGGGATAGGTGTATTATTCTAATCTCTATTTCAGCTCAGTGTGGTGCAGCCTGCCAGGCGACGAAAGGGATCTGTGTAGACGATGGTCAGGGTTCTATGTACTGCTCCTGTTCAGCTGGATTCTCACAAGCACCAGGAGATCCCACCTCGTGTGTTGCATCCTGTGAGTTTGCCATTTAAGGCACCGGTACTCTTGATTAAACGCGTGAACACGTAAAATATAACagacattctgagagtactgataaagcaatacatgtccccctgCACATTTTCGtatatcctaagttcaagggtcataactctgtaaaacattggcaagttcaaagcccttaactgtgaaaaatgggtaaattgtcatgaaagtcaaactttatctgtaatagtacattctAAATCCACAAACAAAATTTTGGATcgatatcttgaggcattgggGGAAAATTTCCGTAccgcctaagttcaagggtcataactctgtcaaatatgggtaaattgtcataaaatagtatatgataaagcgtCGCGCACAATTTCTGCTCAAAATATCAAGGCATTGCgtaaaaaacatccggaaaattataagtgggacagacggacggacaaaccgacagacagaaggacgataggggactaataactaACACTAATCATAGGAAGCCCATAGACGTTATAGAACGATAGATATGGGAAAGAAGGTgagagaaaaaaggaaaagaggGAAACTATAGAATTCGGTACTACACGTTTCGACTTGTATGGCACCTAAGTTAACTATAATTTGCTTTGTCCAGTTTTTGCGAAAATGCGAATGATCCActcttttgtattgttttagggtcgttttaataatgtatattttagggtacatacatttaataaaaatgatgCAAAGATATATTACCTATAATACCTCAGTAACATGACTTTGGACATAATCAACAGGTacgtctctctgtctgtctgtctgtctgtgtctctctctctctctctctctctctctctctctctctctctctctctctctctctctctctctctctctctctctctctctctctctctctgtgtgtgtgcatgtgtgtgtccaAAAGTacttatacacatgtacatgacaaaacccccaacaaaaaccccaataacgaaacaaaacaaaaatcaaaaacaaaaataaaatcaaaaccaaaaataaacacGTTTTGCgctaaaaataaatgcaaataaatgtGAATTGTGGAGcgaggagggagggggggggggggggggggggggggggggggggggggggggggggtgggggggggcagtcGAGACCCTCCAGACCCTGAATCCGCACCGTATGAGTTCTGTTTCTCAATCTTTACTCTATAAAAAAATGttctataaacaaatatatgaatTTTGTCTATATCTGTCTATTCCTATGACTTCCATACCGACACTATTGCTCTACACCTGGtgtgttatataatattatcttatatataatattatcttaCTACATTGCTATCAAACTGCAGCTATCCTCGTGACGTCAGGGTGTCGCTTCATGGGATGTGGAGCCCATGCGGACTGCAAGGAAAACAAATTGACTGGGAAGTATGAATGCATGTGTCAAGCCGGTTTCGAGAAGAACCCGAACAAGAACTCGGAATGTATTCGTAGTAAAGGTAATTAACACGTCATATCTGAGGCGGATCTAGCATTTTCTATACTCTGTGAACTATTTTCCGATACTGTAGTGTATCAGTGTTAATTTGGAACAGTGACTTCTCCCTATTATAAATCATAGAACATGACTGGTCCCATTTTGAATATATGTATCTTGCACATGCACACTTAAATATAATAAGTTTGTCGAtcatatttttatgaattatttCCTGGTGCGAAACACCACAGATACCGTTTAGGTGTGGGATTTAACTTAGTCGGCAGAGCGCTCGTCACCCAAGGTGCTTGGATTGTCGGATCACGCTTTCTCGACGGACCCATTGCGTTTGTTCCCGCTCCAGTCAGTGctttacgactggtatattaaaagaagtggtatgtactgtactgcctgtgggaaaatgcatattaaagatcccttgctactaatggaaaaataaactgtagcgggtttcgtcttaAGTCTGTGCATCTGGATTACCAAATgtaatagccgattattaattaatgtcaactagtgatgttgttatacaaaacaaaacaactttatccTTAACCGAAACGGTTCATGGCTGCaacagaaaatataatttatatttataacgaATTAATCTGTTTATTTTTCAGCGAGTGCCCCCAAGTTTAATGGGTGCAGGTATATCGGGTGCGGAGACCCGCAGTTTGGGCGGTGTATTTTTACGACCACTGGTACTTACCAGTGTCAATGTTACACCAACGCCCAGCTCGATTTCTTCACACAGAAGTGTGTAGGTAAGTGAATGTTACATAACACTACTGTGTGGgacaatgtacattatatatatatatatatatatatatatatatatatatatttatttatttatttatttattacataatgaaaatatatctgtattcttattggtcaaaaaccagtcacatgaccgtccgtaaatagtgatattgccctgagacggtctcaccggtccatcaaaagtgatattgccctgaccagtgaaaataaagatgagacaaaattttatccaattaatgagtaggtaacgcaatgcaacgtcaactgctaattctaatgtaaacaagcacaaacttgTGATAAAACGCTTTGCTGTTCTTCAgcaaaaagataacatctttagtcataccgagtttaattccgcaaatacgacaaaaacaaggtcagtaatcgtcaaattgtgtATGGAATATATCGCAGATTTAGAAAAGTACACGATACATCAAAATGCATTTGGAATCGGCACTCTCagtattttatgttacaaataaaaatgcatttgaaggtaatcggtaactgttcagtataaatatatgttcagatttatcacattttgtgttttattttgctattaatatgattttggcactcttgctggttataatgtctcgaatttgattttttgtcttggtaacgtttcaactgtttatttccgcattcctctgcgtgtcatacaacgtcataggattacgtgacgtcactaaatcccaTCAGTTTTAACGCATTGCGGGAAATTATAAGCATTGGCGTATTTagattctgataaacaaagcaggaatgtacgagtcttatggataacattatgtaataaaacaattattgaccacatttcgggcaatatcatgttttatggaccgaagaaattgatattgacctcGGCCGTTGGCCTCGTCAATATCAACTTTTTCGgcccataaaacatgatattttcctcaatgacggtcaataattgatatatatatatatatatatatatatatatatatatatatatatatatatatatatatatatatagagagagagagagagagagagagagagagagagagagagagagagacacacacacacacacacacacgcacacacatacacacacacacacacacacacacacacgtatattaTCTTTCTTTGGTGAGAATATCATTCGTTATTTTcgttaacacacatacgtgcaataacattttaaagaaatacgactggctgcttctaggtgaCGACCAGGTCACGAATGTCATACcatcaaatgaaaacaaaagcacGGTCCAATCAATAAATCTGTGACGTACAAATTAACCTGAAATTTAATTGTCTGTGACACACACGTTAACTATAAGCGCTAGGGCCATACTTACGTTTCTGTTGGAATaggcgtttaaatttattttaaaactgttttctgaagaaatgtaagaaacagaatactacattcgtgtctggTAACTCcttgtttcaaaacgtatccaactcgcttttgctcgttcgatacgtttttaaacaactctttGTAAGATACACGGTAGAtaacggccgctcatgtagtattctctatttaacacATGACAAACAATTGTTTAACTATCAAATGAGCTCTTTTTGCGTAGGGTTAGATTTGTCCGACTAATCGTAAGAggggcagtcttcctatagagAAACGAGAAAGGATGCTTCATCCTAGATAGTtgcagtcctcttatagacaaacaacaaataatacaGTTCTGAGAATTTGCAGTCCTGTAAGCAAAATTCAAAGGATGCATCATCCTAAAAAGTGACATTACTCCAGCAGGCTAAGTATAAATGGTGCTTAGTCCTAGGAAGTTGCAGTCCTTCTATTAAATACGTGGGTGCAATCAAGACATTGCCAAACATCCGTTTGACTCTGCCTTGTACAGATATACAGGCAGCCTTGTACATAGATACACGCAGGAGTCCTTTATAGCTCATACACGCAGGAGTCCTTCATAGCTCATACACGCAGGAGTCCTTCATAGCTCATACACGCAGGAGTCCTTTATAGCTCATACACGCAGGAGTCCTTCATAGCTCATACACGCAGGAGTCCTTTATAGCTCTATGGTAGAGTGCTTTCTTCAGATGTgacctttaccatagtttgacacccaatagccgatgtatttttcgtgctggggtgtcgttaaacattcattcgttcattcattcattcattcagatgtgaccagtggtgggatTGGTCACCCCGTAGGACACGTTATATTCCCATTCCAACAAATGATCCACGTCTTGTATATCAAACTGTGATATGCATAACAGAAGTTCCTTGCTAATCGCAGCGTAGCCAGTTGTTATCTGGAAAGTACTTGAAAAACATCGATGCATTCCTCTTAACCTAGCTGAAGATTCCTCAGGCTACATTCTATTTATACGTATTAGCACATAAAAATATCAGAAttctcatacatgtatatatatgtccaTACTGATAACCTCcatcataaaatgttcataactGATGCCCCATGAACTTGGTCTTGTTGTACTTCCTACAAAGGATCTTCACTTCCTGTCTGAATGTATATTTCTTTGCATACAAATTTTGAGCATCCATACTGTTACTGTCTTTGCATATGCCAAAAttagaaattacattttaaaacatttaagtaaaTTATGTTGTCTAAGAGCACACCGTGTACCAACCAGGCATTCTacatttgaccttgaccttgtttacataattgctaaaatattgtaaaattgtCTTATAGTCTTATACTGTTAATCATGAAAATGTTAAagagtaatatattttttaacaaaatattaaaatgtatataacctTGCAAGGGATATGAGATTTCGGCataatttctgaaataaaataatgattttttaaaaataatgtgtgaaatatattacaaatatatgttgTTTCATTTAGAGCCGGGACCTGAAATGTTACCATTTTTGATATTGACCCATAAACACCAGAGTTCTCAAATCTGAACAGATTACGGTCAGAAAACATTCGAGCTACTTTTTACCATGACGTACTCCATTGCATGAGTAATGTTTAAATCGtttagtttaattatttaattattaatttgttatttttcagagaAACCTTATGACATGTTTTCTGGTAACTCGTTCTGGCCATACATGTTTATGGGCGACTGGCTCTGGTGAAACTACTCAAGAGACGATATCACGTGTACATAAGAGGAGGCAGAGAAGGAAATCAACGGACTAGACTACTATTACCCACGATTTGTGTTTGCATCTGAGATTCACGTTTAGAGTTatcaattgtttttacattattaGAATACCCGGAAACCTGTGTTTCGTTCTGTAGATCTATCTGCTAGAACAGTCCTGTGTTACCGAGTTATATAAGTGCAGTGTATCTCTTAAGAGTAAACATCATCTAAAAGGTGGCATCACGATTCCATAATGTGCTTCGAATGCAATTTCAAGACAAAAGAGATGACTTAAAATGCgtatatgataaaactattattgttCACACCTTTGTAAAGGTAGGAATTGACACGGTCGGCCGTCAGTAAGACTCGAGTTAGTTACCTGTCGTCGTGCTGACATCTATCTGTTAGATATGAACTCTACTGTAAGACAGTCGTTTGATTTATTTGGCATTCCGTCTGTACAAAATATCATCATTAGGAaaataaatgaagttttattatCCTCTTGTTTGTCTACAGTTATTGTTATGTTACcggaaaaattattatttagttaaacACCATTATGAAAAAAGCACAAATGAATTTAATCAAACACCGTCTTCTCGCTAGTTCGTTAGTTACATAATATTAAACTGTACAATAGTattgatttaattaaaaacCGATATTGAGGTCCCTACCATACATTTTAGGAACATtgcatacagagagagagagagagagagagagagagagagagagagagagagagagagagagagagagagagagagagagagagagagagagagagagagagacagagagagagagagagagagagagagacagggagagagaaagagtgagagagcgatatatatatatatatatatatatatatatatatatatatatatatatataaacagtagTGTGAAATATGAATGTCTAAcatctgaatatatttttaaggaGGACTTAATCAATTTGTACTTCACATTTACGTAAAAACAACGATGTTAGTGATATTGAGACCCTTAATTCAACCACATTACACAGAAACAAAATTGGCAGATAAATAGCAAGGATAACAAACGCATCAAAATATACACATtgtgtttaatttgttaaacgcgataaacaaaattatgcacaatatgtatacattaaacaaatttcGATTTAAGGGATAGAAGTGATGTTGAGCAAAgttgtattttgtgatatataAAAATTCGCTTCGTACATTTTACTATAGCACAATCTGGTCATGGAGCCAGCAtgcactgaattttttttattaaatctgGTTAATGGATTTCAATTATTTTGTTACTAATTTAACATGTCCCGTTCCACATTTGACTTGCTGTTGTTCGCATCATCGGTCCATGAACATGTACCAAAACATCATATTCATCAATTGGCCGCTATTACCTGCAATATACGaacaagtaaaacatatttcgtGAGAATACAAATATACGAATATTTGTTATTCTTAAGTATTTATTGTAATCTGACGAAAGTGTAGTTATTATGCCCAGGAGTGAATAATACACACTGTATATTCAAATCAATAAAACACTATGGTTGCTACCACGTTACATAATGATAGTAAAACGATCAAAGAAACCAAATTTCGTGTCGAACAGTTCACAAATAAGGGTGGATACGAGAGGTGAAATATtggtttaaaggcatattgtcacagacaactgacctatttaatggtctaacaaagtattacctgaacaaaaataatttgatttgtacctaaatgtactttattcaaccatcttcataatcaccatactccatttattaatgacattttgtaaaaataattgaattatggcaatggtccataattcaaaaactaaaattgccgagagggatgacatggagttcactccatcatggttcagttaaggtaattcgatagctagatttggttttcaacaattaatgtaatttttatttattatccatttttagagaaataaggtccttaaatccgtgacagtatgcctttaacatcCACCACTTACTGAAATGACTTTCATTCTTTGATGCTTTGATATGTTACTGTCCGGCACTAGCTGCTGGGTGGAACAGTTTGGAGCTCATCACAATGTTTGAGTTCTCATGAGCTGATCATTTAGAAACCACTAAGTAAATGATATAACATTACGTCCTCTTGGCGGAAGGAATTATTGTCCAATAGAGGATCCCGCTTGGGTGTGGCTGTCATCCTAGTGACAAAGCACTAGATAGATGTTCATGGAATCAACCTCTagtttgcaataaaataaactttattttgtttaacgacactactagagcacattgatttattaatcttcggctaatggatgtcatacagttggtaattttgacatatagtcttagaaaggagacccgctatattgttttttcaattagtagcaagggatatttatatgcaccatctcacagacaggatagcacatatcacggcctttgatataccagtcatgatgcactggctggaacgagaaatagcccaatgggcccaccgacagggatcgattctaaaccgaccgcgcatcaagtgagcactttaccactgggttacgtcacGCCCCCACTAGCTggcaaatgcccattcgactctgtattgtcAATAACGGTTTTGACGTTCATAATTTTAAGTATTTAGTTAAACAAGTTTCAGACGGACCTTAGCCAGTTTCACAACAATCGTACCTTATCCTTGGGTCTCATTCATATAAACAGTTAAAGAAGAGCCTAAATGGCATTCATTCTGAGGTTAAACAAGTTTATAACGAAATAAAAAGAGGTTGAAATTCAATACAGAACAAAGTAATATTTTGTGCAATATGGGcgttaaattaaagggacattcctaagtttgttgcattgtaacatgtttccgactaataaaatatttctacgattaaacttacatattaaatatattttcttgtttagaatatcagtgtctgtatatttaatgtgtttc encodes the following:
- the LOC121381380 gene encoding matrilin-3-like, encoding MKVFLLIFAALFGSTRSQAQCGAACQATKGICVDDGQGSMYCSCSAGFSQAPGDPTSCVASSILVTSGCRFMGCGAHADCKENKLTGKYECMCQAGFEKNPNKNSECIRSKASAPKFNGCRYIGCGDPQFGRCIFTTTGTYQCQCYTNAQLDFFTQKCVEKPYDMFSGNSFWPYMFMGDWLW